The following are encoded together in the Deinococcus soli (ex Cha et al. 2016) genome:
- the mnmD gene encoding tRNA (5-methylaminomethyl-2-thiouridine)(34)-methyltransferase MnmD, with protein MSEGSAEAQGDVLVTPDGSRTALNARFGEAYGSRHGAASQARHVFVEGTGTHEHPAPRVLEVGFGVGVNARATLARCAARGVPLVYHAFEFDPAPRALLRDVARGGEAEAHPAWRALLDAWPESGGGSGEIEVTAGGATLRVTFADVLTADLPGGWATALYLDGFSPSRNPDVWTPEFTARLAHTLAPGGVLGTYSAAGHVRRSLEAAGLRVDRRPGAPGKRECLRAIREMGSGQWAVEEGTP; from the coding sequence ATGAGTGAGGGTTCCGCTGAGGCGCAGGGTGACGTGCTGGTCACGCCGGACGGGTCGCGCACCGCCCTGAACGCCCGGTTCGGCGAGGCGTACGGGTCGCGGCACGGCGCGGCGTCGCAGGCGCGGCATGTGTTCGTGGAGGGCACCGGCACGCACGAGCACCCCGCCCCGCGCGTGCTGGAGGTGGGCTTCGGAGTGGGCGTGAACGCCCGCGCGACCCTGGCCCGCTGCGCGGCGCGCGGCGTGCCGCTGGTGTACCACGCGTTCGAGTTCGACCCGGCCCCCCGCGCCCTGCTGCGGGACGTGGCACGGGGCGGGGAGGCCGAGGCTCACCCCGCGTGGCGGGCGCTGCTGGACGCGTGGCCCGAATCGGGCGGCGGCAGCGGTGAGATCGAGGTCACGGCGGGCGGCGCGACCCTGCGCGTCACGTTCGCTGACGTCCTGACCGCCGACCTGCCCGGCGGCTGGGCGACCGCGCTGTACCTGGACGGCTTCTCGCCGAGCCGCAATCCAGACGTGTGGACGCCGGAATTCACCGCGCGGCTGGCCCACACCCTCGCGCCGGGGGGCGTGCTGGGCACGTACAGCGCCGCCGGGCACGTGCGCCGCTCGCTGGAGGCCGCCGGGCTGCGCGTGGACCGCCGCCCCGGCGCGCCCGGCAAACGCGAGTGCCTGCGCGCGATCCGGGAAATGGGCAGTGGGCAGTGGGCAGTGGAGGAAGGCACGCCTTGA